The following proteins are co-located in the Colius striatus isolate bColStr4 chromosome 6, bColStr4.1.hap1, whole genome shotgun sequence genome:
- the GSC gene encoding homeobox protein goosecoid — translation MPVSMFSIDSILAARPRCKDSLLLPPSAAAPVVFPGLHGDSLYAGTSDYGGFYSRAVAPASALPPAVTGSRLGYNNYYYGQLHVPASPVGPSCCSAVPALGAQQCSCVPPTGYEGTGSVLMSPVPHQMLPYMNVGTLSRTELQLLNQLHCRRKRRHRTIFTDEQLEALENLFQETKYPDVGTREQLARRVHLREEKVEVWFKNRRAKWRRQKRSSSEESENTQKWNKASKTSPEKRQEDGKSDLDSDS, via the exons ATGCCTGTCAGCATGTTCAGCATCGACAGTATTCTGGCGGCCAGACCTCGCTGCAAGGACTCGCTGCTGCTGCCCCCGAGCGCCGCCGCTCCCGTCGTCTTCCCCGGCCTTCACGGGGACTCGCTCTACGCCGGCACCTCCGACTACGGCGGATTTTACTCCCGGGCAGTGGCACCCGCCTCCGCGCTGCCGCCGGCGGTCACCGGATCGCGGCTTGGCTACAACAACTACTACTACGGGCAGCTGCATGTGCCGGCGTCTCCCGTGGGCCCTTCGTGCTGCAGTGCCGTGCCGGCCCTGGGCGCCCAGCAGTGCTCCTGCGTCCCCCCCACAG GTTACGAGGGCACTGGGTCAGTCCTGATGTCCCCTGTTCCCCATCAGATGTTGCCCTACATGAACGTGGGCACTTTGTCCCGGACGGAGCTGCAGCTACTGAACCAGCTGCACTGTAGGCGAAAAAGACGGCATCGGACGATCTTCACTGACGAGCAGCTCGAAGCACTGGAAAACCTCTTCCAGGAAACGAAATACCCAGACGTGGGCACCAGGGAACAGCTGGCCAGAAGGGTGCacttaagagaggaaaaagtggag GTTTGGTTCAAAAACCGCCGGGCAAAGTGGAGGAGGCAAAAGCGATCGTCTTCGGAGGAgtcagaaaacacacaaaaatggAATAAAGCGTCTAAAACGTCTCCGGAGAAGAGACAAGAAGATGGGAAAAGTGACTTGGATTCCGACAGCTGA